GCGCGTGCCATAGTCGGGATTATAATATCAGCCACTATCTTGGGGTCGAGCCAAACATGCGGATTACCCTTCGTGGGCATGAGATTTTCTTCTCGAAGCCGATCGAGTGAATTATCCGGCACAGCCGGAAGCATGGGAACACCCATGGAAACTGGATATATGCGCGGACCATCCTCGGCTTCCAGTGCAATTTTTGAAGCCCAGTCGTCGAAGCCCATACCTATATGAAATAGCATAGCCGAATTCGCAAGTCGGAGTATATCCTCGGGGAGGGGTTCGTAGGTGTGTGGATCGGTGCCGGGATCGAGAATCACATGAACGGTAGCATATTCTCCGGCAAGGCTTTCCGCTATCGAAGCCAGTGGTTGTATTGTCACAAAAACTGGGTAAGCACCCTCATCTACAATCTTGTTCTTAGCTTTAGCATTCTCGCCTTTGGCGCATGCGAAAGTTATAAAAACACATATCATTATAGCTAATCCAATGGACTTTTTCATGTCATTCACCCTTTTCTATCGCTTCGATTTCCTCTTTAATTATATCGACAGCCCTATCTATTTGAAAGATTGTGTTATATATATGGAATGCCCAACGAAGCCTTTCTTCGCGAAGAGAACATATAATGCCCCTCG
The sequence above is drawn from the bacterium genome and encodes:
- a CDS encoding zinc ABC transporter substrate-binding protein gives rise to the protein MKKSIGLAIMICVFITFACAKGENAKAKNKIVDEGAYPVFVTIQPLASIAESLAGEYATVHVILDPGTDPHTYEPLPEDILRLANSAMLFHIGMGFDDWASKIALEAEDGPRIYPVSMGVPMLPAVPDNSLDRLREENLMPTKGNPHVWLDPKIVADIIIPTMARAFASADPPNSEFYMVNAQRLQKHISSLADSISIALESHKGESVILHHGSFAYFCRRFKLDAVEVIQPFPGMETSPANLIKIIENAKKENAVAILSEPLVSQKIAQAVAEELGIPIISVDPLGKSGEGYIELMKRNTNEIIDGLE